From Deltaproteobacteria bacterium, one genomic window encodes:
- a CDS encoding class I SAM-dependent methyltransferase: protein MATDSQQVDFEKVKTFIEHVFGFLSGATVSGMIYLGDRLGLYRALQGAGAVTSDELARKTGLNERWVREWLRAQAGAHLIEYKGDGRFELGIEATFVLAEENSPAFAAGGFCSLPQQFAVLEKLPEAFKTGVGLPYDALGPEGAVGIERFLAPWFRTFLVPVALPKLDGVVAKLMRGALVADVGCGAGVALLEMAKAYPKSTFHGYDISKHALARAAVNQQAAGVTNTTFHDARTDGLPGDAGFDFITTFDCLHDMAHPDVAIGAIRRALKLDGTLLIADINGKPTFEENLERNPMVAMMYGFSIMSCMSSALSEPGGAGLGTLGFTEQVAREMTAAAGFTRFTRHDFENPVNAYYEVRP, encoded by the coding sequence ATGGCCACAGATTCGCAGCAGGTTGATTTTGAAAAGGTGAAAACCTTCATCGAGCATGTGTTCGGCTTCCTCAGCGGGGCGACGGTTTCGGGGATGATCTATCTCGGCGATCGGCTCGGCTTGTATCGCGCGCTGCAAGGCGCGGGCGCGGTAACCAGCGACGAGCTCGCGCGCAAGACCGGGCTCAACGAGCGCTGGGTGAGGGAGTGGCTCCGGGCGCAAGCCGGCGCGCATCTGATCGAGTACAAAGGAGATGGTCGGTTCGAACTCGGCATCGAGGCGACCTTCGTACTCGCTGAAGAGAACAGCCCGGCATTTGCGGCCGGCGGCTTTTGCTCGTTGCCGCAACAGTTCGCTGTGCTCGAAAAGCTTCCCGAGGCATTCAAGACGGGCGTCGGTTTGCCCTACGACGCGCTTGGCCCCGAAGGCGCGGTTGGCATCGAACGATTCCTCGCGCCGTGGTTCCGGACGTTCCTCGTGCCGGTGGCTTTGCCGAAGTTGGATGGTGTCGTTGCCAAGCTGATGCGCGGCGCGCTCGTCGCCGACGTCGGCTGCGGCGCCGGCGTGGCGTTGCTGGAGATGGCGAAGGCGTATCCGAAGTCCACCTTTCACGGTTACGACATCTCCAAGCACGCCTTGGCGCGCGCGGCGGTGAACCAGCAAGCGGCGGGCGTCACCAACACCACGTTTCACGATGCGCGTACCGATGGGTTGCCGGGCGACGCCGGCTTCGACTTCATCACCACCTTCGATTGCCTGCACGACATGGCACATCCCGACGTGGCGATCGGCGCGATCCGTCGGGCGCTCAAACTCGACGGCACCTTGCTGATCGCCGACATCAACGGCAAGCCGACGTTCGAAGAGAACCTCGAACGCAATCCGATGGTGGCGATGATGTACGGCTTCTCGATCATGAGTTGCATGTCGTCGGCCTTGTCGGAGCCTGGCGGCGCCGGACTGGGCACGCTCGGGTTCACCGAGCAAGTGGCGCGCGAGATGACGGCCGCCGCGGGCTTCACCCGCTTCACCCGTCACGACTTCGAGAATCCGGTCAACGCGTACTACGAAGTGCGGCCGTAG
- a CDS encoding sulfurtransferase TusA family protein: protein MSEPKHLDLRGVRCPLSWAKAKVHLEALPHGDALELVLDDEKGARDIPRAAEAEGYAVDLVEHAPPLWRLVIHR from the coding sequence ATGTCTGAGCCCAAGCACCTTGACCTGCGGGGAGTGCGTTGCCCTCTCAGTTGGGCCAAGGCCAAGGTGCACCTCGAGGCGCTGCCGCACGGCGACGCGTTGGAGCTGGTGCTAGACGACGAAAAGGGCGCGCGCGACATCCCGCGTGCAGCCGAGGCCGAAGGCTACGCGGTCGATCTGGTGGAGCACGCACCACCGCTCTGGCGGCTGGTGATTCATCGGTGA
- a CDS encoding ATP-dependent helicase, which translates to MPPEPEKYTLRRGLLPPREPEFRIEYAQQLNPAQHDAATSLDGPLLVIAGAGTGKTRALVYRVARLVESGVDPHNILLLTFTRRAAAEMLRRASQLLDGRCERVAGGTFHSFANTVLRRHGTALGIPSAFTILDRGDSEDVINLLRAQLGFDKKEKRFPRKQTIAEIYSMAVNKSVALPDLVEGEYPHLIELLPDLLALQERYAIYKHERYLVDYDDLLVKLRDLLAQHDDVRLRLSQQYRFIMVDEYQDTNAIQADIVRLLATAHDNVMVVGDDAQSIYSFRGADFRNIMEFPTLFPSARLIKLEENYRSTQSILNVTNAIIRRAQVGYAKELFTSRTGGEAPLLVVADTEQFQSRFVSQRVLELREEGVPLTDIAVLFRSSFHSFDLEIELARAEIPFVKRGGFKFIESAHIKDVLAHLRIVANPRDAVSWHRVLLLLEGVGPRTSEEIIDWVFAGADPATQLASFPRRSFSTDLHALAGLLRRLADEGRKPAELLNEVCKYYEPILKRVHREDHPKRQKDLDQFGAIAMRFESLQSLLTDMALEPPTDVVGDTLASGEDDEGLLTLSTIHSAKGLEWHSVFIIWAVDGRFPSFYNVNDEKDLEEERRLMYVAATRAKQQLYFVQPVNIYDRALGMVLGKPSRFIDDLPRELLRPVMLVDDTAAV; encoded by the coding sequence ATGCCGCCTGAACCGGAGAAATACACGTTGCGGCGCGGGCTGCTGCCGCCGCGCGAGCCCGAGTTTCGCATCGAGTATGCGCAGCAACTCAATCCGGCGCAGCACGACGCGGCGACTTCGCTCGACGGGCCGTTGCTGGTCATCGCCGGCGCCGGCACCGGGAAGACCCGCGCCCTCGTCTATCGGGTGGCGCGCTTGGTGGAGTCGGGCGTCGATCCGCACAACATCTTGCTGCTCACCTTTACGCGCCGCGCGGCCGCCGAGATGCTGCGCCGTGCCAGCCAACTGCTCGACGGGCGCTGCGAGCGGGTCGCCGGCGGCACGTTTCACTCGTTCGCCAACACTGTCCTGCGTCGCCACGGCACCGCGCTCGGCATCCCGTCGGCCTTCACCATTCTCGATCGTGGCGATTCGGAGGACGTGATCAACCTGCTGCGCGCGCAGCTCGGCTTCGACAAGAAGGAGAAGCGCTTCCCGCGTAAGCAGACCATCGCCGAGATCTACAGCATGGCGGTCAACAAGTCGGTGGCGTTGCCCGACTTGGTCGAGGGCGAGTATCCGCACCTCATCGAACTTTTGCCCGATCTGCTGGCGCTGCAGGAGCGCTACGCGATTTACAAACACGAGCGCTATCTGGTCGACTACGACGATCTGCTGGTGAAGTTGCGCGATCTGCTCGCGCAGCACGACGACGTGCGCCTGCGTTTGTCGCAGCAGTACCGCTTCATCATGGTCGATGAGTACCAGGACACCAACGCGATCCAAGCCGACATCGTCCGCTTGCTCGCCACCGCGCACGACAACGTGATGGTGGTCGGCGACGACGCGCAGAGCATCTATTCCTTCCGCGGCGCGGATTTCCGCAACATCATGGAATTCCCGACGCTGTTTCCGAGCGCGCGGCTGATCAAGCTGGAAGAGAACTACCGCAGCACGCAGTCAATCTTAAACGTCACCAACGCCATCATCCGCCGCGCGCAGGTCGGCTACGCCAAGGAGCTGTTCACCAGCCGCACCGGCGGCGAGGCGCCGTTGCTGGTGGTCGCCGACACCGAGCAGTTTCAGTCGCGCTTCGTCAGCCAACGCGTGCTCGAATTGCGCGAAGAGGGTGTCCCGCTGACCGACATCGCGGTGTTGTTTCGTTCGAGCTTCCATTCGTTCGATCTCGAAATCGAACTAGCGCGGGCGGAGATTCCGTTCGTGAAGCGCGGCGGCTTCAAGTTCATCGAGTCGGCGCACATCAAAGACGTGTTGGCGCACCTGCGCATCGTCGCGAACCCACGCGACGCGGTGTCGTGGCATCGCGTGCTATTGCTGCTCGAAGGCGTCGGCCCGCGCACCAGCGAAGAGATCATCGATTGGGTCTTCGCAGGCGCCGATCCGGCGACACAGCTCGCCAGCTTTCCCAGGCGCAGCTTCTCCACCGATCTGCACGCGCTCGCCGGATTGCTGCGACGGCTCGCCGACGAAGGGCGCAAGCCCGCCGAGTTGCTCAACGAGGTGTGCAAGTACTACGAGCCGATTCTCAAGCGCGTCCACCGCGAAGACCATCCGAAGCGGCAGAAGGACCTCGATCAATTTGGCGCGATCGCGATGCGGTTCGAGAGCCTGCAGTCGCTGCTCACCGACATGGCGCTCGAACCGCCGACCGACGTGGTCGGCGACACGCTGGCGAGCGGCGAAGACGACGAGGGGTTGCTCACGCTGTCGACGATCCACTCGGCGAAGGGATTGGAGTGGCACAGCGTGTTCATCATTTGGGCCGTCGATGGCCGGTTTCCGTCGTTCTACAACGTCAACGACGAGAAGGATCTCGAAGAGGAGCGCCGCCTGATGTACGTCGCCGCCACGCGCGCCAAGCAGCAACTCTACTTCGTGCAGCCGGTGAACATTTACGACCGCGCGCTCGGCATGGTGTTGGGCAAACCATCACGCTTCATCGACGATCTGCCGCGCGAGTTGTTGCGCCCGGTAATGTTGGTCGACGATACCGCCGCGGTGTGA
- a CDS encoding enoyl-CoA hydratase produces MAYQHLIADCSGPIATITLNRPERRNALSLALMTELIDCLTAIGGARDTRAVILAGNGPAFCAGHDLSEMIDRDINAYRQLFDVCAQLMHTVQAIPQPVIARVHGIATAAGCQLVATCDLAISADTARFATPGVKIGLFCTTPMVALSRAVGRKRAMEMLLTGEMIDAPTAAEWGLINRVVPAATLDSETRALAEKVAGASSLTVAIGKQAFYAQIDLDQPKAYAYAKEVMSMNALAADAQEGMSAFVEKRTPCWVGR; encoded by the coding sequence GTGGCGTACCAACATCTCATCGCGGATTGTAGCGGCCCGATCGCGACCATCACGCTGAACCGGCCGGAGCGGCGCAACGCGCTGTCGCTGGCACTGATGACCGAACTGATCGATTGCCTCACCGCCATCGGCGGCGCGCGGGACACACGCGCGGTGATTCTTGCCGGCAACGGTCCGGCGTTCTGCGCTGGACACGATCTGAGCGAGATGATCGATCGTGACATCAATGCCTATCGCCAGCTCTTCGACGTGTGTGCGCAGCTGATGCACACCGTGCAGGCGATCCCGCAGCCGGTGATCGCGCGCGTGCACGGCATCGCGACCGCGGCGGGCTGCCAATTGGTTGCGACCTGCGACCTCGCGATTTCCGCCGACACGGCGCGCTTCGCGACGCCGGGGGTGAAAATCGGGCTCTTCTGCACCACGCCGATGGTGGCCTTGTCGCGCGCCGTCGGCCGCAAGCGCGCGATGGAGATGCTGCTCACCGGCGAGATGATCGATGCGCCGACGGCAGCCGAGTGGGGGCTGATCAATCGCGTCGTGCCGGCCGCCACGCTCGACAGCGAAACGCGCGCCTTGGCCGAGAAGGTCGCCGGCGCTAGTTCGCTGACCGTGGCGATCGGCAAGCAAGCGTTCTACGCCCAGATCGACCTCGATCAGCCGAAAGCCTACGCCTACGCGAAAGAGGTCATGAGCATGAACGCTCTGGCCGCCGACGCGCAGGAAGGCATGAGCGCGTTCGTCGAGAAGCGCACGCCGTGCTGGGTGGGACGGTAG
- a CDS encoding MFS transporter, giving the protein MSARSHIPTPEATEMTPYLWALLGMLVSATVFDAFNISILSTVAPIIQETNGLSNTQWGLVNMVIRVGAVSSFFVLSLADRYGRRPMITISVLGYAVFTGLTGFSRSIEVFTFYQFCARIFLAAEFALALIIIGEEYPTRWRSVGISLLAGVGALGTIAAFVTARYVLASYDWRTMYWIGLAPIALVLLVRLGMRETRRFAHVQQRDGAMSFRQHLANMRVPFQPRYRFRSLLVTLIWNCNHFVTAPAVTFWTIHAARDLHYTPQQYSVVVAAGYLFGFLTGAPTAGLLMNRFGRKRTCAFYYIGAAVVIFGLFASTSTSLAIQTALMSVNIFFFLGAGASTNTFATELFPTEIRATGYSWTTNLFGRFSEILTPFAIGILADRIGIPYAVGIMAIGPIVGGLIILRYAPETNNKTLEEISAELDGAATAA; this is encoded by the coding sequence GTGAGCGCTCGTAGCCACATTCCGACGCCCGAAGCCACCGAGATGACGCCATACCTGTGGGCGTTGCTCGGCATGCTGGTGTCGGCGACCGTCTTTGACGCCTTCAACATTTCGATTCTCTCCACCGTCGCCCCGATCATTCAGGAGACCAATGGGCTGAGCAACACGCAGTGGGGACTGGTCAACATGGTGATCCGCGTCGGGGCGGTGTCATCGTTCTTCGTCCTCTCGCTCGCGGACCGCTACGGCCGCCGCCCGATGATCACGATCAGCGTGCTGGGCTACGCGGTGTTCACCGGCCTCACCGGGTTTTCGCGCTCGATTGAAGTGTTCACCTTCTACCAGTTCTGTGCGCGCATCTTTCTCGCGGCGGAATTTGCGCTGGCGCTGATCATCATCGGCGAAGAGTACCCGACGCGCTGGCGCAGCGTCGGCATCTCGCTGCTGGCGGGCGTCGGCGCGCTCGGCACCATCGCCGCCTTTGTCACCGCGCGCTACGTGCTGGCGAGTTACGACTGGCGCACGATGTATTGGATCGGCCTGGCGCCGATCGCGTTGGTGCTGCTGGTGCGCTTGGGCATGCGCGAGACGCGGCGGTTCGCGCACGTGCAGCAGCGCGACGGGGCGATGTCGTTCCGCCAACACCTCGCCAATATGCGCGTGCCGTTTCAACCGCGCTATCGCTTTCGCTCGCTCTTGGTCACGCTGATCTGGAACTGCAACCACTTCGTCACCGCGCCGGCGGTGACGTTCTGGACCATCCACGCCGCGCGCGATTTGCACTACACGCCGCAGCAGTACTCCGTCGTGGTGGCGGCTGGCTATCTGTTCGGCTTCCTGACCGGAGCGCCGACGGCAGGGCTGCTGATGAATCGCTTTGGTCGCAAGCGCACCTGCGCCTTCTACTACATCGGCGCGGCGGTGGTGATCTTTGGTCTGTTCGCGTCGACCAGCACCTCGTTAGCGATACAGACCGCGCTGATGTCGGTGAACATATTCTTCTTCCTCGGCGCCGGCGCGTCGACCAACACCTTCGCCACGGAACTGTTCCCGACCGAGATCCGCGCCACCGGTTACAGTTGGACCACCAATCTGTTCGGCCGCTTCTCGGAGATCCTCACGCCATTCGCCATCGGCATTTTGGCTGATCGCATCGGCATCCCGTACGCCGTGGGTATCATGGCGATCGGGCCGATCGTCGGCGGACTGATCATCCTGCGCTACGCGCCCGAAACCAACAACAAGACGCTGGAGGAAATCAGCGCCGAGTTGGACGGCGCGGCGACGGCCGCTTGA
- a CDS encoding flavin reductase family protein, with product MDSDLADALALLTTGIYVLTVADAAGQRHGMSASWVTQVSGDPPLLMAAVDQRHATHGLIERTGAFALNVVGERGRELEDYFYSAAAQRPDNLDDIAHTLSEKGLPLLAAATATFECRVVAQYAAGDHSLFVAHIERVTLRRDDAPLTSLDLDYVYVGKVIKRPSPRRPTRR from the coding sequence ATGGACTCAGACCTCGCTGACGCCCTGGCTCTCCTCACCACCGGCATCTATGTGTTGACCGTTGCGGACGCCGCCGGACAACGCCACGGGATGTCGGCGTCGTGGGTGACCCAAGTGTCGGGCGACCCACCGCTGCTGATGGCGGCGGTGGATCAGCGGCACGCCACACACGGTCTGATCGAACGCACGGGAGCGTTCGCACTCAACGTCGTCGGCGAACGCGGGCGCGAGTTGGAAGATTACTTCTACTCCGCCGCCGCGCAGCGGCCTGACAACCTGGATGACATCGCGCACACGCTCAGTGAGAAGGGGTTGCCGCTGCTTGCGGCCGCCACCGCCACGTTCGAATGCCGGGTCGTCGCGCAATACGCCGCCGGCGATCACTCGTTGTTCGTGGCCCACATCGAGCGCGTTACGCTACGTCGTGACGACGCCCCGCTGACGTCCCTCGATCTCGACTACGTCTACGTCGGCAAAGTCATCAAGCGGCCGTCGCCGCGCCGTCCAACTCGGCGCTGA
- a CDS encoding DUF1329 domain-containing protein: MSSADRQGMRAAGGMIATLLVATLIRSAAAAADPAGAWMLTKDNAEQYKELLPEPIYHRLKAGEYYFKVVPVDAKKFRANYTDRFWKASENNAGKYAIDVVTGGLKEAGGEARPTALYGLPFPTIDAGDPLSGAKILHNYRLRQMQGDGAIHYFSLADVTADSQVLRSVQIFLSYKFYLGTTSVPPKTLPDNTESRQLAAATEPKDVAGVGVLTWRFNDWTTWDQVWAYLPSIRRVRRVRTSTRGERIPGFEVYGDDADCYDGKVEYFEWKLVGSGEVIGPLGTDSPYARPLKREKGQRWVMEVPYNRAVYEVPGATGAPWLTLGNVFVRRPVWIVEGKPRDPYYDLGKVILYIDRELYHAYYKIGYSKGGDQFQTNFCGTGWGRTPDGQFAAPTAFLMTGINERENRGTPTGRYTRETFVRDFADEWFSPEHLTKLSE; this comes from the coding sequence GTGTCGTCAGCAGACAGGCAAGGCATGCGCGCCGCCGGTGGAATGATCGCGACGCTGTTGGTCGCCACGTTGATCCGCTCCGCGGCGGCGGCGGCGGACCCGGCCGGCGCCTGGATGCTGACTAAGGACAACGCCGAGCAGTACAAAGAGTTGTTGCCCGAGCCGATCTACCACCGGCTCAAGGCAGGCGAGTATTACTTCAAAGTCGTCCCGGTCGATGCGAAGAAGTTCCGGGCGAACTACACCGATCGGTTTTGGAAGGCGAGTGAAAACAACGCCGGTAAGTATGCCATCGACGTGGTCACCGGCGGGCTGAAGGAGGCCGGCGGCGAGGCGCGTCCGACGGCGCTGTACGGCTTGCCGTTCCCAACGATCGACGCCGGCGATCCGCTCTCCGGGGCCAAGATCCTGCACAACTATCGGTTGCGCCAGATGCAGGGCGACGGTGCGATCCACTACTTCTCACTCGCCGACGTCACCGCCGACAGCCAGGTGTTGCGCTCGGTGCAGATTTTTCTCTCGTACAAATTTTATCTCGGGACAACCAGCGTGCCTCCGAAGACGCTGCCCGACAACACCGAGTCGCGCCAACTCGCGGCGGCCACCGAACCGAAAGACGTGGCCGGCGTCGGCGTGCTGACCTGGCGGTTCAACGACTGGACGACGTGGGACCAAGTGTGGGCGTACCTGCCGTCGATCCGCCGCGTGCGGCGCGTGCGCACATCGACGCGTGGTGAACGCATCCCCGGCTTCGAAGTCTACGGCGACGACGCCGATTGCTACGACGGCAAGGTCGAATACTTCGAGTGGAAACTGGTGGGCAGCGGCGAAGTGATCGGGCCGCTCGGCACCGACTCGCCGTACGCGCGCCCGCTCAAGCGCGAGAAGGGTCAGCGTTGGGTCATGGAGGTGCCATACAACCGCGCGGTCTACGAAGTGCCGGGCGCAACCGGCGCGCCGTGGCTGACGCTCGGCAACGTGTTCGTGCGGCGGCCGGTGTGGATCGTGGAGGGCAAGCCGCGCGATCCATACTACGACCTCGGCAAGGTCATCCTGTACATCGACCGCGAACTCTACCACGCGTACTATAAGATCGGGTACTCGAAAGGCGGCGACCAGTTCCAAACCAATTTCTGCGGCACCGGCTGGGGGCGCACGCCGGACGGCCAGTTCGCCGCCCCGACGGCGTTCCTGATGACCGGGATCAACGAACGGGAGAATCGCGGCACGCCCACCGGACGTTACACCCGCGAGACGTTCGTGCGGGATTTTGCGGATGAGTGGTTCAGCCCCGAGCACCTCACCAAATTGAGTGAGTAG
- the sppA gene encoding signal peptide peptidase SppA, giving the protein MPLVPVLLVGLSGCVFVSANLNPFGGNIEPLAERKVAGEGKDKVLLVDITRTITADEQPGSFGFKRQESTVARLESELQQAGEDERVKAIVLRINSPGGTVTASDVIYHRLMAFKAEHHVPVIAHFGDMATSGAYYVALAADEIVASPTSVTGSIGVILFGLNVKGLMSKLGVTDQTIKSGVHKDIGSPLRKMTPEEEEIMQRVLDDMRNRFVGLVRERRPQFDGTASYIDGRILTASQALDGKLVDRIGYLDDAIATARRRAQLDQASVVMYRRPGEFAESIYSKPVVGSGATQVNLNLLNIDLGGLLPGGPRFMYLWQPDAE; this is encoded by the coding sequence ATGCCGCTGGTCCCGGTGCTCCTGGTTGGGCTCAGTGGTTGCGTGTTTGTTTCCGCCAACCTCAATCCCTTCGGCGGGAACATCGAACCTCTTGCCGAGCGCAAGGTCGCCGGTGAGGGCAAGGACAAGGTGCTGCTGGTGGACATCACCCGCACGATCACCGCCGACGAGCAGCCGGGTTCGTTCGGATTCAAGCGTCAGGAGAGCACGGTGGCGCGGCTCGAATCAGAGCTCCAGCAAGCGGGGGAAGACGAACGCGTCAAGGCCATCGTGTTGCGCATCAACAGCCCCGGCGGCACGGTGACCGCCAGCGACGTGATCTACCATCGCTTGATGGCCTTCAAAGCCGAGCACCACGTGCCGGTGATCGCCCACTTCGGCGATATGGCAACCTCGGGCGCATACTACGTTGCGCTCGCGGCGGATGAAATCGTCGCCAGCCCGACGAGCGTGACCGGCAGCATCGGGGTAATTCTGTTCGGGCTCAACGTCAAGGGTCTCATGAGCAAGCTCGGCGTGACGGATCAGACGATCAAGTCGGGCGTGCACAAAGACATCGGCTCGCCGCTGCGCAAGATGACCCCGGAGGAAGAGGAGATCATGCAACGCGTGCTCGACGATATGCGCAACCGCTTCGTCGGGCTCGTGCGCGAGCGGCGGCCGCAGTTCGATGGCACTGCCTCGTACATTGATGGCCGCATCCTCACCGCGTCGCAGGCGCTCGACGGCAAGCTGGTCGATCGCATCGGCTACCTCGACGACGCGATTGCCACGGCGCGGCGACGCGCGCAGCTCGATCAGGCGAGCGTCGTGATGTACCGCCGCCCGGGCGAATTCGCTGAGAGCATCTACTCGAAGCCGGTGGTCGGCAGCGGCGCGACGCAAGTGAATCTCAACCTGCTCAACATTGATCTGGGTGGGCTGCTGCCGGGCGGGCCGCGTTTCATGTATCTCTGGCAGCCGGATGCCGAGTAG
- a CDS encoding glucose-1-phosphate thymidylyltransferase has protein sequence MKAVVLCAGFGTRMRPLTDHVAKHLIPVANKPVLFYALENIVAAGARDICIVVNPATHEQIEAQVHRGERFGARVQYVEQPEPLGLAHAVHCAREFASDEPFVLYLADTLIDEPIANATARFEREHARAVVMLAAVADPQRYGVAQVDGDRIILLVEKSAQPPSNLAFIGACVLDRHIFEVIENLQPSARGEYEITDAIQALVARGRLVLPHVTTRWWKDTGTPAALLDANRVLLDRISPDIRGSLDAASSVTGKAIIGAGTVIQRSRVVGPVLIGNDVRIDDATIGPYASIGDRSDIRRTIVEDSIVMDGSILDGAEKRVTGSIVTAGVRLRARQ, from the coding sequence ATGAAGGCCGTCGTTTTGTGTGCCGGCTTCGGCACGCGCATGCGTCCGCTGACAGACCATGTCGCGAAGCACCTGATCCCGGTCGCGAACAAGCCGGTCCTGTTCTATGCGCTCGAGAACATCGTCGCGGCCGGCGCGCGTGACATTTGTATCGTCGTCAATCCGGCGACCCACGAGCAGATCGAGGCGCAGGTTCACCGCGGCGAGCGCTTTGGGGCGCGCGTGCAGTACGTCGAGCAGCCCGAGCCGCTCGGCTTGGCGCACGCGGTACACTGCGCGCGCGAGTTCGCCAGTGACGAGCCGTTCGTGCTGTACCTCGCCGATACGCTGATCGACGAACCGATCGCCAACGCGACGGCGCGATTCGAGCGCGAGCATGCCCGCGCAGTGGTGATGCTCGCCGCGGTCGCCGACCCGCAGCGCTACGGCGTCGCCCAGGTCGACGGCGATCGCATCATCCTATTGGTCGAGAAGTCGGCCCAGCCGCCGTCGAATCTCGCCTTCATCGGCGCGTGCGTTCTCGATCGTCACATTTTCGAGGTGATCGAGAACCTGCAGCCCTCGGCCCGTGGCGAATACGAGATTACCGACGCGATTCAAGCGCTGGTGGCGCGCGGCCGACTCGTGTTGCCGCACGTAACGACGAGGTGGTGGAAGGATACCGGCACACCGGCCGCCCTGCTCGATGCGAACCGCGTATTGCTCGATCGCATCTCCCCCGACATTCGCGGCAGCCTCGACGCCGCCTCGAGCGTGACCGGCAAAGCGATCATCGGCGCCGGCACTGTCATCCAACGCAGCCGCGTCGTCGGGCCAGTCCTGATCGGCAACGACGTCCGCATCGACGATGCGACCATCGGTCCATACGCGTCGATTGGCGACCGCTCCGATATCCGCCGGACGATCGTGGAAGACAGCATCGTCATGGACGGATCCATCTTGGATGGAGCGGAGAAGCGGGTCACCGGCAGCATCGTCACTGCGGGCGTTCGTTTACGCGCACGACAGTAG